Proteins found in one Aspergillus chevalieri M1 DNA, chromosome 2, nearly complete sequence genomic segment:
- the CYT2 gene encoding cytochrome c1 heme lyase CYT2 (COG:C,O;~EggNog:ENOG410PK4M;~InterPro:IPR000511;~PFAM:PF01265;~go_component: GO:0005739 - mitochondrion [Evidence IEA];~go_function: GO:0004408 - holocytochrome-c synthase activity [Evidence IEA]): protein MGAGASTQSPPPADACPVDHKTREVWLQQHRASGGAPHPPPPSADSEPRTKAQRPLSADREVSSIPRAFNDRADSSQTASVCPSPYAASHDTPSNAEDETGHDKTSGNWIYPSERQFFEALVKKGNTPTSTNSPTELATTVASIIPIHNAVNERAWQQILDWEKKAPSSDPGSRKCGGPKLYSFRGLGVDPQFLSPRARVNSWMGYQLPFDRHDWVVERCDGERVEYVIDFYQGKSSGGTSAAAGLTANAGPGKLSFYLDVRPKLNSFEGWRMRFNRYFG from the coding sequence ATGGGCGCCGGTGCAAGTACACAGTCGCCTCCCCCGGCAGACGCATGTCCAGTCGATCACAAAACCCGCGAAGTTTGGCTCCAGCAACACCGTGCCTCTGGCGGAGCTCCTCATCCACCACCTCCGTCTGCCGATTCCGAGCCTCGAACAAAAGCACAACGACCTCTTTCTGCAGATCGCGAAGTGAGCAGCATACCGCGTGCCTTTAATGACAGAGCGGATTCATCGCAAACCGCTTCAGTATGCCCATCACCGTACGCCGCATCGCATGATACCCCATCCAATGCGGAAGATGAAACGGGCCATGACAAGACCTCCGGAAACTGGATATACCCCTCAGAGCGTCAATTCTTCGAAGCTCTTGTGAAAAAAGGCAACACGCCAACTTCGACCAACTCGCCAACTGAATTAGCGACAACAGTGGCGTCCATTATCCCTATCCACAATGCCGTTAATGAGCGTGCCTGGCAGCAGATTCTAGATTGGGAAAAGAAGGCTCCTTCGTCGGACCCTGGGAGCCGGAAATGCGGTGGTCCGAAGCTGTATTCATTCCGCGGGTTGGGCGTTGACCCTCAGTTTCTGAGTCCACGCGCCCGGGTCAATAGCTGGATGGGCTACCAGCTGCCGTTTGACCGACACGACTGGGTTGTTGAGCGATGCGATGGAGAACGAGTTGAATATGTGATTGATTTTTACCAAGGGAAGTCTTCAGGTGGAACAAGTGCTGCTGCGGGGTTGACTGCCAACGCCGGTCCCGGGAAACTGAGCTTCTATCTAGACGTACGACC
- the mvd1 gene encoding diphosphomevalonate decarboxylase MVD1 (BUSCO:EOG09263BG5;~COG:I;~EggNog:ENOG410PG2B;~InterPro:IPR006204,IPR036554,IPR020568,IPR005935, IPR041431,IPR029765,IPR014721;~PFAM:PF18376,PF00288;~go_component: GO:0005829 - cytosol [Evidence IEA];~go_function: GO:0004163 - diphosphomevalonate decarboxylase activity [Evidence IEA];~go_function: GO:0005524 - ATP binding [Evidence IEA];~go_function: GO:0016831 - carboxy-lyase activity [Evidence IEA];~go_process: GO:0008299 - isoprenoid biosynthetic process [Evidence IEA];~go_process: GO:0019287 - isopentenyl diphosphate biosynthetic process, mevalonate pathway [Evidence IEA]), giving the protein MAGELDNKVFRATTTAPVNIAVIKYWGKRDPSLNLPTNSSLSVTLSQKSLRTLTTASCAATYPADELILNGKPQEIQSSKRTLACLASLRAHRQAVEDADSSLPKLSTLSLRIVSENNFPTAAGLASSAAGFAALVRAVADLYQLPQSPRDLSRIARQGSGSACRSLMGGYVAWRAGELADGSDSLAEEVAPASHWPEMRALVLVVSADKKDVPSTEGMQTTVATSNLFETRAKTVVPERMAAIETAIQNRDFPAFAEITMRDSNGFHATCLDSWPPIFYMNDVSRAAVRLVHDINRAVGQTVCAYTFDAGPNAVIYYLEKDTELVAGTVKSILGASAEGWDGPFNEPLKDVPAGVALDKLDSRAIEGIKDGVSRVILTGVGEGPISVDEHLVSETGDIISQ; this is encoded by the exons ATGgctggtgaattggacaacAAGGTCTTCCGGGCCACTACTACGGCTCCTGTCAACATTGCCGTAATCAA ATACTGGGGAAAGAGAGACCCTAGCTTGAACTTGCCTACCAACTCCTCGCTCTCTGTCACGCTGTCTCAGAAGTCGCTGCGTACTCTCACTACTGCTTCCTGCGCTGCCACCTACCCCGCCGACGAGCTTATTCTGAACGGCAAGCCTCAAGAAATCCAGTCCTCGAAGCGAACTCTTGCCTGCCTCGCGAGCCTGCGTGCTCACCGCCAGGCTGTCGAAGATGCTGACTCCTCCCTCCCGAAACTCTCAACTCTTTCTCTCAGAATCGTCTCTGAGAACAACTTCCCTACGGCCGCTGGTCTCGCAAGTTCTGCGGCCGGTTTTGCGGCGCTCGTCCGCGCTGTGGCAGATCTCTACCAATTGCCCCAATCTCCTCGGGACCTCAGCCGTATTGCTCGTCAGGGATCTGGCTCTGCTTGTCGGTCGTTGATGGGCGGATACGTGGCCTGGCGCGCAGGTGAACTCGCTGATGGCAGTGACagtttggcggaggaggttgcTCCCGCCTCGCATTGGCCTGAGATGCGTGCGTTGGTTTTGGTCGTCAGCGCGGATAAGAAGGACGTCCCCAGCACTGAGGGTATGCAGACAACTGTCGCTACTTCTAACCTGTTCGAGACTCGGGCGAAGACCGTTGTTCCTGAACGCATGGCTGCCATTGAGACGGCTATCCAGAACCGGGACTTCCCCGCCTTTGCTGAGATCACTATGCGTGACTCGAATGGATTTCACGCCACTTGCCTGGACTCGTGGCCGCCAATTTTCTACATGAACGACGTTTCTCGCGCTGCTGTCCGCCTTGTGCACGACATCAACCGCGCCGTGGGCCAGACTGTGTGTGCATACACTTTCGATGCAGGCCCGAATGCTGTCATCTACTACCTCGAGAAGGACACTGAACTTGTTGCCGGTACCGTTAAGTCTATCCTCGGCGCTAGTGCTGAGGGCTGGGACGGCCCGTTCAACGAGCCCTTGAAGGACGTCCCCGCAGGTGTGGCTCTTGACAAGCTGGACTCCAGAGCCATCGAGGGAATTAAGGATGGCGTCAGCCGGGTGATTCTGACTGGTGTTGGGGAGGGCCCCATCAGCGTGGATGAACACCTTGTCAGCGAGACGGGTGATATCATCTCCCAATGA